From Cucumis melo cultivar AY chromosome 1, USDA_Cmelo_AY_1.0, whole genome shotgun sequence, a single genomic window includes:
- the LOC103497639 gene encoding B3 domain-containing transcription factor ABI3 codes for MDHTQIWLHDHQQQHQNHQNFLSDNDDDTLMFYSDFPPLPDFPCMSSSSSSSSTPAPVKATASSSSSSSSSSATSWALLKSDGDEITEDIKPNYDNNKLSSPVAETGFDCTDEMMMESFGYMDLLEDSNEFFDPSCIFQNEEQQEEKVVVAEEEDQEGNLEDLQLERFEEVEMEDLMMMHGGDESKDNSNNNNINENINVEKLQNAVVEEEDMAKVFLEWLRSNRETVSADDLRNVRIKKATIESAARRLGGGKEGMKQLLKLVLQWVQTNHLHKRKFRDLTVETDAHFLGFQNNPNSSSNLPWIQTPPPLPPPPLYSPSMIGYVPATGGDAYGGGRGFSDHYGQLLDSSLSWSNNNSGNNNNNFSGQFGLPPSHFNSFVDNFPTGPPLPPPQPQGFAAGYGGAHQFPYVGQYFQGRGGAGGGGGGGGGGENGLVRLDSSATKEARKKRMARQRRFSVHHRHHHGGHHGNGHQNQHPTQMNPNASDHCNMATTTQPNAGNWVSWPSPTGAGASSTTSSGFPVDSSPVHTADRSNSSLQNQNYPPRIPTERRQGWKPEKNLKFLLQKVLKQSDVGNLGRIVLPKKEAETHLPELEARDGISIAMEDIGTSRVWNMRYRYWPNNKSRMYLLENTGDFVRANGLQEGDFIVIYSDVKCGKYMIRGVKVRQPGSKPESKRPGKTQRSHTTAAGNGSSPSPTTMATPKRH; via the exons caaaattttctatctgATAATGATGATGATACTTTGATGTTCTACTCAGATTTCCCTCCACTTCCTGATTTCCCATGCATGTCATCGTCTTCGTCGTCTTCGTCAACTCCTGCTCCGGTTAAAGCCACGGCTTCATCGTCGTCGTCATCCTCGTCTTCCTCAGCCACTTCATGGGCACTTTTGAAATCAGATGGTGATGAAATTACTGAAGATATCAAACCAAATTATGATAATAACAAATTATCATCGCCGGTAGCAGAGACCGGGTTTGATTGTACGGACGAGATGATGATGGAGAGTTTTGGGTACATGGATTTACTCGAAGATAGTAACGAGTTTTTCGACCCATCGTGTATATTCCAGAACGAAGAACAACAAGAAGAAAAAGTTGTAGttgcagaagaagaagatcaagaGGGTAATTTAGAGGATTTACAATTGGAGAGATTTGAAGAAGTTGAAATGGAGGATTTGATGATGATGCATGGCGGTGATGAGAGTAAggataatagtaataataataatattaatgaaaatataaatGTGGAGAAACTACAAAACGCGGTCGTTGAGGAGGAAGATATGGCTAAAGTGTTTTTGGAGTGGTTAAGGAGTAATAGAGAAACGGTTTCTGCTGATGATTTGAGAAATGTTAGAATCAAAAAGGCCACAATCGAAAGCGCCGCTCGCCGTCTCGGCGGCGGCAAGGAAGGAATGAAGCAGCTTTTGAAGCTTGTTCTTCAATGGGTTCAAACAAATCATCTCCACAAGAGGAAATTCAGAGACCTCACTGTTGAAACTGATGCCCATTTCTTAGGGTTTCAAAACAACCCTAATTCCTCGTCCAACCTACCTTGGATCCAAACCCCGCCCCCGTTACCGCCTCCACCTTTGTATTCTCCATCAATGATTGGGTATGTCCCGGCAACGGGTGGAGATGCGTATGGTGGTGGCCGGGGTTTCTCCGATCATTATGGTCAGTTACTTGACTCCTCTTTGTCCTGGAGTAATAATAATAgtggtaataataataataatttttcgGGACAGTTTGGGCTACCCCCATCGCATTTTAACTCTTTTGTTGATAATTTTCCGACGGGCCCTCCTCTCCCACCGCCGCAACCACAAGGTTTTGCGGCGGGATACGGTGGAGCGCATCAGTTCCCTTATGTGGGCCAGTATTTTCAAGGGCGGGGTGGTGCTGGCGGTGGTGGAGGTGGCGGTGGTGGAGGTGAAAATGGTTTGGTTAGGTTGGATTCATCCGCAACGAAGGAGGCCCGGAAGAAGAGGATGGCAAGACAGCGGCGATTCTCGGTGCACCATCGCCACCATCACGGTGGGCACCACGGGAATGGCCACCAAAATCAGCATCCGACTCAGATGAATCCGAATGCTTCAGATCATTGCAACATGGCTACAACTACTCAGCCCAATGCTGGAAACTGGGTCTCCTGGCCCTCCCCAACCGGTGCGGGAGCCTCTTCCACCACATCGTCTGGTTTTCCGGTGGACTCATCGCCTGTGCATACTGCTGATCGCTCTAATTCCTCTCTGCAGAATCAGAACTATCCTCCACGAATCCCAACGGAGCGGCGACAG GGATGGAAACCAGAAAAGAATTTGAAGTTTCTATTACAGAAAGTTTTGAAGCAAAGTGATGTGGGCAATTTGGGAAGAATTGTATTGCCAAAG AAAGAAGCAGAAACCCATCTCCCAGAACTGGAGGCAAGAGATGGGATTTCCATTGCCATGGAAGACATTGGAACTTCAAGAGTTTGGAATATGCGTTATAG GTATTGGCCAAACAATAAAAGTAGAATGTATCTTCTTGAAAATACag GGGACTTTGTAAGAGCCAATGGACTTCAAGAAGGAGACTTCATTGTCATTTACTCCGACGTAAAGTGTGGAAAATAT ATGATTCGAGGAGTGAAAGTACGGCAACCAGGATCGAAACCCGAGAGCAAAAGGCCAGGAAAAACACAGAGAAGCCACACGACTGCAGCTGGC